In Cucurbita pepo subsp. pepo cultivar mu-cu-16 unplaced genomic scaffold, ASM280686v2 Cp4.1_scaffold000669, whole genome shotgun sequence, one DNA window encodes the following:
- the LOC111785721 gene encoding basic blue protein-like, with product MARHEGSSGAVSMSTVAVAMALLLLLGFEHGDAATTFVVGDSNGWNLGTEGWPNGKVFRAGDILRFNYNPTVHNVVAVNEGGYRSCIAPRGAKVFNSGKDEIILSRGQNFFICTTPGHCQAGMRIAINSL from the exons ATGGCTCGACACGAGGGGAGCAGCGGAGCGGTTTCGATGAGCACGGTGGCTGTTGCAATGGCGTTGCTGCTGCTACTTGGCTTCGAACATGGCGATGCTGCTACAACTTTTGTTGTTGGCGACTCAAACGGATGGAACCTGGGCACGGAAGGATGGCCTAATGGGAAGGTGTTTAGAGCCGGTGACATATTAA gATTCAACTATAACCCCACAGTTCACAACGTGGTGGCAGTGAATGAGGGGGGTTATAGAAGCTGCATAGCTCCAAGAGGCGCCAAAGTGTTCAATTCAGGCAAGGATGAAATCATTCTCTCAAGAGGACAAAACTTCTTCATATGCACCACCCCAGGCCACTGCCAAGCTGGGATGAGAATTGCTATCAATTCCCTCTAG